In one window of uncultured Draconibacterium sp. DNA:
- a CDS encoding T9SS type A sorting domain-containing protein, giving the protein MRHLIITALVLVGAFYARAEQSDQERITKINAPINIASEDSKKSFIAPHETNLKSGSVLNSDFQVEFVNFPENAKPAFLYAVSIYENLISTPVPVKVRATWKGVGTNVLASSAPGSMYRNFKGARLSNVYYPVALAEKLAEKELNGTEADIECAFNSSINWYFGTNGDCPSNEYDFVTVVLHELVHGLGFVGFFDVENNQGTVDNSANAPSIYDVYIYNQLNEQIADENLFSRPSATLAEQLLSNNLVLKSQGNSESVKVYAPQSWNIGTSIYHYPENEFNQGDANALMTPFIYRGEAIHYPGDKTMDVLAQMGWKSVSFDGYDIKDFEEPCEKLPVFVEVGGEMDVDQSSVKITFSTDNFATSQTVNLAYNNNTNQFQGDLPLNNATGKIFYYYEAKTTGNVAYSYPERAPEQKLSFRIGDDYYPPVLQHNPEKLVNAGSPVMNFAAVASDNVGVNRVEVQYRINGQDQEPFILSKEGAENYAGKLEFPTELFSDDVVEYSIVAIDNTSRENKRRMPTSGYYNVSVFETEEALMGYFNDFDSPNTDFEISDFEVTLPAGFSSGNLHTINPYPESQADNQKYNLLAQLKYPIVLEENGLMSFDEVVLVEPGVEGTVYTEDQFWDFVIVEASKNNGKSWLPITDGYDSSVDDLWSSQFTGSLKSAVSQASGAENMFLRQTINLTDNTGFEAGDTVIFRFRLASDKATTGWGWAIDNLSIQQVTTDVNEELAANEVSIYPNPFKSSIYIDGFRSDLADDVEVTITDLYGKTVHRETLYDASYSGKIKIDLPNVAPGVYMASISDNNLNTITQKIIKN; this is encoded by the coding sequence ATGAGACATTTAATTATCACCGCCCTGGTATTAGTTGGCGCTTTTTATGCCAGGGCTGAGCAATCCGATCAGGAAAGGATCACAAAGATCAATGCCCCGATCAATATTGCTTCTGAAGACAGTAAAAAATCATTTATCGCACCCCATGAAACAAACTTAAAATCCGGATCGGTATTAAATTCCGATTTTCAGGTGGAGTTTGTGAATTTTCCTGAAAATGCAAAACCTGCATTTTTATACGCTGTATCAATATACGAAAACCTTATTTCGACGCCCGTGCCGGTTAAAGTACGTGCAACATGGAAAGGGGTGGGAACTAACGTATTGGCGAGCAGTGCCCCAGGCAGTATGTACCGCAACTTTAAAGGTGCACGACTGAGTAATGTATATTACCCGGTTGCACTGGCTGAAAAACTTGCCGAAAAAGAATTGAACGGAACTGAAGCTGATATCGAGTGTGCATTTAACAGCTCAATTAACTGGTATTTTGGTACCAACGGCGATTGCCCGTCAAACGAGTACGATTTTGTAACCGTTGTGTTGCACGAATTGGTACATGGTTTGGGATTTGTTGGTTTCTTCGATGTAGAAAACAACCAGGGAACTGTTGATAACAGTGCGAATGCTCCCAGTATTTATGATGTATACATTTATAACCAGCTAAACGAACAAATTGCCGATGAGAATCTTTTTTCTCGTCCGTCAGCAACACTTGCAGAGCAATTGCTTTCGAATAATCTAGTGTTGAAAAGCCAGGGTAATTCTGAATCTGTAAAAGTATATGCTCCGCAGAGCTGGAATATTGGAACAAGTATTTACCATTACCCGGAAAATGAATTTAATCAGGGAGACGCTAACGCACTGATGACTCCTTTCATTTATAGAGGAGAAGCTATTCATTATCCAGGTGATAAAACAATGGATGTTCTGGCTCAAATGGGATGGAAGTCGGTTAGTTTTGATGGTTATGATATTAAAGATTTTGAAGAGCCATGTGAAAAACTTCCAGTTTTTGTTGAGGTTGGCGGCGAAATGGATGTCGATCAATCATCTGTAAAAATCACTTTCTCAACCGACAACTTCGCAACATCGCAAACTGTAAATCTTGCGTACAATAACAATACAAATCAGTTTCAAGGCGACTTGCCATTAAATAACGCAACTGGTAAAATATTTTATTACTACGAGGCAAAAACTACAGGTAATGTAGCGTACAGTTACCCTGAACGTGCACCGGAGCAAAAATTAAGTTTCCGCATTGGTGACGATTATTATCCACCGGTTTTGCAGCATAATCCTGAGAAATTGGTAAACGCCGGTAGCCCGGTAATGAATTTTGCAGCTGTTGCAAGCGATAATGTTGGAGTAAACAGAGTTGAGGTTCAGTATCGTATTAACGGACAAGATCAGGAGCCATTCATCTTGTCAAAGGAGGGTGCAGAAAATTACGCCGGGAAACTTGAATTTCCTACAGAATTATTTAGCGACGATGTTGTTGAGTACAGCATTGTAGCTATCGACAATACATCGCGCGAGAACAAACGCCGTATGCCAACCAGTGGTTATTATAACGTTTCAGTATTTGAAACAGAAGAGGCTTTAATGGGCTACTTTAATGATTTTGATTCGCCAAATACCGATTTCGAAATTTCTGATTTTGAAGTAACCTTACCAGCCGGTTTCTCAAGTGGGAACCTGCACACCATAAATCCATATCCTGAATCACAGGCTGATAATCAAAAATATAACCTGCTCGCCCAGTTAAAATATCCGATTGTTCTTGAAGAAAATGGTCTGATGAGTTTTGATGAGGTAGTTTTAGTAGAACCGGGTGTAGAAGGAACTGTTTATACTGAAGATCAGTTTTGGGATTTTGTAATTGTTGAGGCCAGTAAAAATAATGGGAAAAGCTGGTTGCCAATAACCGATGGTTACGACTCAAGTGTTGATGATCTTTGGAGTTCGCAATTTACCGGTTCGTTAAAAAGTGCGGTGTCGCAGGCATCAGGAGCAGAAAACATGTTTCTGAGACAAACGATAAACCTAACCGATAATACAGGTTTTGAAGCAGGCGACACCGTAATTTTTCGCTTTCGTTTAGCATCAGATAAAGCCACTACAGGATGGGGATGGGCAATCGATAACTTGTCAATTCAGCAAGTTACCACTGACGTTAACGAAGAGTTGGCTGCCAATGAGGTAAGTATTTACCCAAATCCGTTCAAAAGCAGCATCTATATCGACGGATTCCGCTCTGATTTGGCAGATGATGTTGAAGTAACTATTACCGACTTATACGGAAAAACAGTGCATCGCGAAACACTTTACGATGCATCGTATTCCGGCAAAATAAAAATCGATCTTCCTAATGTAGCTCCCGGAGTTTACATGGCAAGTATATCAGATAACAATTTAAATACTATTACTCAAAAAATCATAAAAAATTAG